A DNA window from Arachis hypogaea cultivar Tifrunner chromosome 18, arahy.Tifrunner.gnm2.J5K5, whole genome shotgun sequence contains the following coding sequences:
- the LOC140181454 gene encoding uncharacterized protein: protein MERPNGRRIMLRFNNAKQAIGDEAVLLSGVLGLLGSDYEKFSICEKSWRKITTKDKKNFHFDEDSEGTIKKNILKSMEKSWKKTRLRLYSDFYEPTFMTEQNIEHHPPGIDQEHWRWFLDYRTKEETKKRIEEIEQQDECSRVLSQNDSIAQVFRKERPSRVRGVGSGPTPSQLFGLNLHAIVNRVQVEIQRKLLELQAELEGEKLKRKAMEDEAAA, encoded by the exons ATGGAACGGCCTAACGGTAGAAGGATCATGCTCAGGTTCAACAACGCAAAGCAAGCAATCGGAGATGAAGCTGTACTGTTGAGTGGCGTGCTTGGTCTGCTAGGATCTGACTATGAAAAATTTTCTATCTGTGAGAAAAGTTGGCGTAAGATTACCACTAAAGACAAG AAAAATTTTCACTTTGATGAAGATAGTGAAGGAactatcaagaaaaatattttgaaaagtatgGAGAAGTCTTGGAAGAAAACAAGGCTGAGGTTGTATAGTGATTTTTACGAGCCAACATTCATGACTGAACAAAATATTGAGCACCATCCGCCGGGAATTGATCAAGAGCATTGGAGATGGTTCCTTGACTATCGCACCAAAGAGGAGACGAAG AAAAGAATTGAGGAGATAGAGCAACAGGATGAGTGTTCTAGAGTGTTGTCTCAAAATGATTCCATTGCTCAGGTTTTCAGAAAAGAGAGACCGAGTAGAGTACGTGGGGTGGGTTCTGGACCGACTCCTAGTCAACTCTTCGGTCTGAATTTACATGCGATAGTCAACAGAGTCCAAGTAGAGATCCAGAGGAAGCTGCTAGAACTGCAAGCAGAGCTGGAAGGCGAGAAGTTGAAGAGGAAGGCGATGGAGGATGAGGCAGCAGCATAG